One Nitrospiria bacterium DNA window includes the following coding sequences:
- a CDS encoding transcriptional repressor encodes MKEQTINVSEEFKKHGLKLTHQRLAVYEALKKSKDHPSPEEIYQSIKGDYPMLSRNTIYTTLETLKGLGLITEVNPWHQARYDANLGIHHHVVCVKCKRIDDIHEPTLDQILIPDSIKGKYDGLSHKVEFSGVCPKCYSENRTKVKEKS; translated from the coding sequence GAACAAACGATTAATGTTTCAGAAGAGTTTAAAAAACATGGGCTTAAGCTGACCCACCAAAGACTAGCCGTTTATGAGGCATTAAAAAAGAGCAAAGATCACCCCAGTCCAGAAGAAATTTATCAAAGCATCAAAGGGGATTATCCTATGCTTTCGCGAAATACCATTTACACCACCCTTGAGACCCTAAAAGGACTGGGACTCATTACGGAGGTCAATCCCTGGCACCAAGCACGATATGATGCCAATTTGGGTATCCACCATCATGTGGTTTGTGTGAAGTGTAAAAGAATTGATGATATTCATGAACCCACCTTGGACCAGATTTTAATCCCGGACTCCATCAAAGGGAAATATGATGGGTTGAGCCATAAGGTCGAGTTTTCTGGGGTTTGTCCAAAATGTTATTCTGAAAATCGAACCAAGGTAAAAGAAAAAAGCTAG